One Halostagnicola kamekurae DNA segment encodes these proteins:
- a CDS encoding FecCD family ABC transporter permease — MAGSNSAETGPIVRDRDGWVTRPLVLFCLTSTLITIVAGFAQVNFGTYSMTTLEVARAVTEPTILFNLDAWTGFLFGTELPEMEAGELIVWSIRLPRVFVAIIAGATLAVSGAIFQAVTRNELASPFILGVSAGAGFAVLATLVVFSGLAPFLPFIAAIGGTVAFLIVYVIAWKNGTSPVRLVLAGVIVNMVFQSLQQGLFFFADDLGIVQTAISWLTGSLTGTGWPEVRIAILPAVLAIAIALAGSRQLNLLLLGEQTARSLGMRIELVRFLLSAVAILAASVAISVAGIVSFFGLVVPHIVRNTIGGDYRQLMIGCLFAGPALMVTADVGARLALGGTQMPVGVVTGLIGGPYFLYLMRKQRSMGEL, encoded by the coding sequence ATGGCAGGATCGAATTCGGCTGAAACGGGGCCGATCGTCCGCGACCGTGACGGGTGGGTGACCAGGCCGCTCGTCCTCTTTTGTCTGACGAGCACGCTGATCACCATCGTCGCCGGGTTCGCTCAGGTCAACTTCGGAACGTACTCGATGACGACGCTCGAGGTCGCTCGAGCGGTGACCGAACCGACGATCCTGTTCAACCTCGACGCCTGGACCGGCTTTCTGTTCGGGACCGAACTTCCCGAGATGGAAGCGGGCGAACTCATCGTCTGGAGCATCCGCCTCCCGCGCGTGTTCGTCGCGATCATCGCCGGCGCGACGCTCGCGGTCTCGGGTGCGATCTTTCAGGCGGTCACGCGCAACGAACTCGCGAGTCCGTTCATTCTCGGGGTCAGTGCCGGCGCCGGATTCGCCGTCCTCGCGACGCTCGTCGTCTTCAGCGGGCTGGCGCCGTTTCTCCCGTTCATCGCGGCTATCGGCGGAACGGTCGCGTTCCTGATCGTCTACGTGATCGCGTGGAAGAACGGAACGAGCCCGGTTCGGCTCGTCCTCGCCGGCGTCATCGTCAACATGGTCTTTCAGTCCCTCCAGCAGGGATTGTTCTTCTTCGCCGACGATCTCGGCATCGTCCAGACCGCGATCTCGTGGCTCACCGGCTCGCTCACCGGAACCGGCTGGCCGGAGGTCAGAATCGCGATCCTTCCGGCCGTGTTAGCGATCGCGATCGCGCTCGCCGGCTCGAGACAGCTCAACCTCCTGTTGCTCGGCGAGCAGACGGCTCGCTCGCTCGGCATGCGCATCGAGTTAGTCCGGTTTTTGCTGTCGGCCGTCGCGATCTTGGCGGCCAGCGTCGCCATCTCCGTCGCGGGAATCGTCAGTTTCTTCGGGCTCGTCGTCCCCCACATCGTCCGAAACACGATCGGCGGCGACTACCGACAGCTGATGATCGGCTGTCTGTTCGCCGGCCCGGCGCTGATGGTCACCGCCGATGTCGGTGCACGCCTCGCGCTCGGTGGGACCCAGATGCCGGTCGGCGTCGTCACCGGCCTGATCGGCGGGCCGTACTTCCTCTATCTGATGCGAAAACAGCGTTCGATGGGTGAGCTCTAA
- a CDS encoding ABC transporter ATP-binding protein, producing the protein MPDVSSEEYEPTREQAIDEDGVVVDSALVGDRLELSYPTADETIVDCERLDIPEGEVTALVGPNGSGKSTLLKALSSHLEPEEGVVRLRGDELQSFGQKELARKLGLLSQENDPVGSITVEDLAYYGRYPHRGFFEGISAEDREAVDRAIDLAGVDHLRDTELGQLSGGQKQLAWIAMVLAQDTDILLLDEPTTFLDLHHQFRVLETVRQLNEQKDVTVAVVLHDISQAARFADYLIALHDGVLYDWGPPEEIVTEQLLADVFGVEASVRYDPEIQILPKRALSERRR; encoded by the coding sequence ATGCCGGACGTGTCGTCCGAGGAGTACGAACCCACGCGCGAGCAGGCGATCGACGAGGACGGCGTCGTCGTCGACAGCGCCCTCGTCGGCGACCGACTCGAGTTGAGCTACCCGACGGCCGACGAGACGATCGTCGACTGCGAGCGCCTCGACATCCCCGAAGGGGAGGTCACCGCGCTCGTCGGCCCCAACGGAAGCGGCAAGAGCACGCTGTTGAAGGCGCTCTCGAGCCACCTCGAGCCCGAGGAAGGCGTCGTCAGACTCCGCGGCGACGAGCTCCAGTCGTTCGGGCAGAAAGAACTCGCGCGCAAGCTGGGACTGCTCTCCCAGGAGAACGATCCGGTCGGAAGCATCACCGTCGAAGATCTGGCCTACTACGGCCGGTACCCACACCGCGGGTTCTTCGAGGGCATCTCCGCGGAAGACCGCGAGGCGGTCGACCGGGCGATCGATCTCGCCGGCGTCGACCACCTTCGAGACACCGAACTGGGCCAGCTCAGCGGCGGACAGAAACAGCTCGCCTGGATCGCGATGGTGCTGGCCCAGGATACCGACATCCTGTTGCTCGACGAGCCGACCACGTTTCTCGACCTCCACCACCAGTTTCGCGTCCTCGAGACGGTTCGCCAGCTCAACGAGCAAAAGGACGTCACCGTCGCGGTGGTCTTACACGACATCTCACAGGCCGCGCGCTTTGCAGACTACCTGATCGCGCTCCACGACGGCGTCCTCTACGACTGGGGGCCGCCCGAAGAGATCGTGACCGAACAGCTGCTGGCCGACGTCTTCGGCGTCGAAGCGAGCGTCCGGTACGATCCCGAGATCCAGATCCTGCCCAAACGCGCGCTCTCGGAGCGGCGACGGTAG
- a CDS encoding DUF7342 family protein — translation MTDINERAKAHWKEETTSRERLKEVLEETTVYSSVSTIASKALVSEPTTRKYLNEFVESGLAVSMQNGRTTEYKRDEGRVITQRIEELRTTHTHSELLEGIREMNGDIRDFRRKYDVDSVEDLATRLEPEDDGWGDLNEWRSTRKNLALAKAALQVDEAHRVAEV, via the coding sequence ATGACCGATATAAACGAGCGAGCGAAAGCCCACTGGAAGGAGGAGACGACGAGTAGAGAGCGTCTAAAGGAGGTACTCGAAGAGACGACAGTATACAGCTCAGTTAGTACAATCGCTTCGAAGGCACTCGTCAGCGAGCCGACGACGAGAAAATATCTGAACGAGTTCGTCGAATCGGGTCTCGCGGTTTCGATGCAAAACGGGCGCACGACAGAGTACAAACGGGACGAGGGACGGGTTATTACCCAACGAATCGAAGAACTCCGTACGACACACACTCACTCGGAGTTACTGGAAGGCATTCGGGAGATGAACGGCGACATTCGAGACTTCCGGCGCAAATACGATGTGGACAGCGTCGAGGATCTCGCGACGAGGCTCGAGCCCGAAGATGACGGGTGGGGGGACCTCAACGAGTGGCGTTCGACGCGCAAAAACCTCGCACTCGCGAAAGCAGCCCTCCAAGTGGACGAAGCACACCGCGTTGCAGAGGTTTGA
- a CDS encoding BGTF surface domain-containing protein yields the protein MTNDTTYREKGRSLFLAAMLVLSVVAASAAFAGGAAAHAATNSDNYNEGPAYTNSTSFSEVWIGQQVEFTDFDDGQAGVKVFQGLGETGGQDSDAEPVTTLRVDSEDNNATLDTSELESGEPYTIVWGENEYTSFWAEEENLNTEFTSDTVAEDGEVDIDFNSDRDTQTVNVTSDSLNGNELFDLFDPGQNEELADGDVNFEGLYSTENTYTNGENTEDSDINVDNTLHDDDDVLTIVGLDEGDEALTANFDGELSAGDEAEFTFSNTDSHASDNASVEITDDSQQREIINVDTIEEGDIGNITIDVANSDETAVSIGDDSEGYVANLTLGDYDTDNDEVVLEFNTYKAGAADGGQFNAAGDNADEIGFTAHNATITGYDLNTELDDNEALPAATWDIEVGSFDTDYAADFIDESDDRASLVIQDRGAPGDVIVQTAPTGDSFTDFGDFEDGDVSETDTIATESATNGDHLFVTIEDFGANGSVDALTGDGSAINNAFFDRTGVSLNISEQDAGVIGSANYWNTSILEGEGPDNANNITVTPLIDADEYDSHEEYAGDLILKVDYQSLEGDAQLDVDDKAYDVNFSVDSDKSNILDEDFSTESDVTFEEAELEWDDVSEMPANAESNATGTTNLAPGTEIDTTADSPSEEGSFVDTATAEVNDDGTFEASHNLEGEMVGSLFDLEASGSLGTSDTAEDVELVESTEPDEEGLGLDVEAGDITVNETATFDVTVSNYEGSSTTADLTLENADGEEVDTGSVDIDADGTADATLEASGLSAGDHTFTVTADDGDFEASEEVTLTVNEEGSGGDDGSSDDGSSDDGSSDDGSSDDGSSDDGSSDDGGDGEGDGAPGFGVAVALVALVSAAMLALRRQN from the coding sequence ATGACGAACGACACAACGTATCGCGAAAAGGGACGTTCACTGTTCCTTGCCGCGATGTTGGTCCTCTCGGTTGTTGCCGCGTCCGCAGCGTTTGCGGGCGGTGCAGCAGCACATGCAGCGACCAACAGCGACAATTACAATGAAGGACCCGCTTATACAAACTCCACGTCCTTCTCAGAGGTATGGATCGGTCAACAAGTCGAATTCACTGACTTCGATGACGGACAAGCAGGTGTTAAAGTCTTCCAAGGGTTAGGCGAAACCGGAGGACAAGACAGTGATGCAGAGCCTGTGACGACACTCCGCGTTGACAGCGAAGATAATAACGCAACCCTCGATACGTCAGAACTCGAGTCTGGGGAGCCATATACAATCGTCTGGGGTGAAAATGAATATACCAGCTTCTGGGCAGAAGAAGAGAACCTCAACACTGAATTCACCAGTGACACTGTCGCAGAGGACGGCGAAGTCGACATCGACTTCAATTCTGACCGGGATACCCAGACGGTGAACGTCACGTCTGACTCCCTCAACGGTAACGAACTCTTTGACCTCTTCGACCCGGGACAGAACGAAGAGTTGGCTGATGGTGACGTTAACTTTGAAGGGCTCTACTCCACTGAGAACACCTACACGAACGGTGAAAATACAGAAGACAGTGACATTAACGTTGACAACACCCTTCACGATGATGACGATGTCTTGACGATCGTCGGACTCGACGAAGGCGATGAAGCCCTCACGGCTAACTTCGATGGCGAACTCTCCGCAGGTGACGAAGCAGAGTTCACCTTCTCGAACACGGACTCGCACGCATCTGACAACGCCTCCGTTGAAATTACGGATGACAGTCAGCAGCGCGAGATCATCAATGTTGACACCATCGAAGAGGGAGACATCGGCAACATCACGATCGATGTTGCAAACTCGGACGAGACCGCCGTCTCGATCGGTGACGACTCTGAAGGGTACGTCGCAAACCTGACCCTCGGTGACTACGACACCGATAACGACGAAGTCGTCCTCGAGTTCAACACCTACAAAGCTGGAGCAGCTGATGGCGGCCAATTCAACGCGGCTGGCGATAACGCTGACGAGATTGGCTTCACCGCTCACAACGCAACCATCACTGGCTACGATCTAAACACCGAACTCGACGACAATGAGGCGCTCCCAGCTGCAACCTGGGACATCGAAGTCGGTTCCTTCGACACGGACTACGCCGCTGACTTCATTGACGAAAGCGATGACCGCGCTTCCCTCGTGATTCAGGATCGAGGCGCACCGGGCGATGTAATCGTCCAGACTGCACCAACCGGTGACTCGTTCACCGACTTCGGTGACTTCGAAGACGGCGATGTCTCCGAAACAGATACTATCGCAACGGAATCTGCGACCAATGGAGATCACCTCTTCGTGACTATCGAGGACTTCGGTGCAAACGGCTCGGTCGACGCCCTCACGGGAGATGGAAGCGCGATCAATAATGCCTTCTTCGATAGGACTGGTGTCTCGCTGAATATCAGTGAGCAGGATGCAGGTGTCATTGGTTCCGCCAATTACTGGAACACCAGCATCCTCGAAGGTGAGGGGCCCGATAATGCCAACAACATCACCGTCACGCCACTCATCGACGCCGATGAGTACGACAGCCACGAAGAGTACGCTGGCGACCTGATCCTCAAGGTTGACTACCAGTCGCTTGAAGGAGACGCACAGCTTGATGTCGATGACAAGGCTTACGACGTCAACTTCTCCGTCGACTCGGATAAGAGCAACATCCTCGACGAGGACTTCTCCACTGAGAGCGATGTGACCTTCGAGGAGGCTGAGCTCGAGTGGGACGATGTCAGCGAGATGCCTGCAAACGCGGAATCGAACGCAACGGGTACGACCAACCTCGCGCCTGGCACAGAGATCGACACGACCGCTGACTCGCCAAGCGAGGAAGGCTCGTTCGTCGACACCGCCACCGCAGAAGTGAACGATGACGGTACCTTCGAGGCCTCCCACAACCTCGAGGGCGAAATGGTTGGGTCGCTTTTCGACCTCGAAGCATCCGGCTCGCTCGGAACTTCGGACACCGCTGAGGATGTCGAACTCGTCGAAAGCACTGAGCCCGACGAAGAAGGACTCGGCCTCGACGTTGAGGCTGGCGACATCACTGTCAACGAAACCGCTACGTTCGACGTGACTGTCAGCAACTACGAAGGCTCGAGCACCACCGCAGACCTCACGCTCGAGAACGCCGACGGTGAGGAAGTCGACACCGGATCGGTCGATATCGACGCTGACGGCACGGCAGACGCGACGCTCGAAGCGTCGGGTCTCTCGGCAGGCGACCACACCTTCACCGTCACCGCAGACGACGGTGACTTCGAGGCCAGCGAAGAGGTTACGCTGACCGTCAACGAAGAAGGTAGTGGTGGCGACGACGGTAGCTCCGACGACGGTAGCTCCGACGACGGTAGCTCCGACGACGGTAGCTCCGACGACGGTAGCTCCGACGACGGTAGCTCCGACGACGGTGGCGACGGCGAAGGCGACGGAGCACCTGGCTTCGGCGTTGCTGTCGCACTCGTCGCACTCGTCAGTGCCGCGATGCTCGCACTCCGACGTCAGAACTAA
- a CDS encoding TMEM175 family protein, which yields MVQVRMLEGDRTDRLEALSDGVFAIVLTLLVLQFRVPNIPADRVGAELPGALEAQQTVFFSYLLSFFVVGIYWIIHHNLFQEIVRHDRLLLYANLLFLLAISFLPFPTELLGVYSTRLTWTLYALNLAMVGFALTALWWYADRRGFTSDAIDERTAFLVTVRGLITPAVFVCSIGVAAVNLSVAFYTPFLIVPLQILWVRRYQKR from the coding sequence ATGGTTCAGGTTCGTATGCTCGAGGGCGACCGAACGGATCGCCTCGAGGCGCTGAGCGACGGCGTGTTCGCGATCGTTCTCACGCTGTTGGTGCTGCAGTTTCGCGTTCCGAACATCCCGGCGGACCGCGTCGGGGCCGAGTTACCGGGTGCACTCGAAGCCCAGCAGACGGTGTTTTTCAGCTATCTGCTCTCGTTTTTCGTCGTCGGCATCTACTGGATCATCCACCACAACCTGTTTCAGGAGATCGTGCGTCACGATCGGCTGTTGCTGTACGCGAACCTGCTATTCTTGCTTGCGATCTCGTTTCTGCCGTTTCCGACCGAACTCCTCGGCGTCTACAGCACTCGGCTCACCTGGACGCTGTACGCGCTCAACCTCGCCATGGTCGGATTCGCCCTGACGGCGCTGTGGTGGTACGCCGACCGACGCGGGTTCACCAGCGACGCTATCGACGAGCGAACCGCATTTCTGGTCACCGTTCGCGGTCTCATCACGCCCGCCGTGTTCGTGTGTTCGATCGGCGTCGCCGCGGTGAACCTCTCGGTCGCGTTTTACACGCCGTTTCTGATCGTCCCGTTACAGATCCTCTGGGTCAGACGCTATCAAAAACGCTGA
- a CDS encoding HalOD1 output domain-containing protein has protein sequence MSALEPSLTVAVVRALEANGLGCEEYRLADAFDPDALERLVASAADPIEVRLEVEGVGLVVTDEEIRVLEE, from the coding sequence GTGAGCGCGCTCGAGCCGAGCCTGACCGTGGCCGTCGTCCGTGCGCTCGAGGCCAACGGCCTCGGGTGCGAGGAGTACCGACTCGCCGACGCGTTCGATCCCGACGCCCTCGAGCGGCTGGTGGCCTCCGCCGCGGACCCGATCGAGGTCCGACTCGAGGTCGAAGGGGTCGGACTGGTCGTCACCGACGAGGAAATCCGGGTGCTCGAGGAATGA
- a CDS encoding COG1361 S-layer family protein → MPTRGSSGGGYVPPDRGEPDLSATLPDNEVGTGTIEELQFKITNDGEIISGSGQGVTKAQSVSVEMDDDGPFEAQIDERSIGTVQDGSFGEAVFPVAVPDDIEPGEYEVTLDISYTYAETIGTDGSVDRERETESVDVTVEVPDEPRFEVVDVDTDVEPGASGDAAIEIENTGTQAANDTRATISGGGGVIVNGGDAREVLGDIEPGETATAVVNVQVNEAASGGAKPLSFENIKYRDEYGVQRDAEPVTASLAPADEQEFSIENLESDLTVGYEGDISGQVHNDGPQTVDGAVLVIEPMSETVFVEDTRYALPEIAPGESADFSYPTDVSGEADGGARQLRFTVEYMGGDNTPLEDGPFSERVVVDDSQDEFAISGENASVEQGGSNEVALEITNERSETLSNINAMLYTSGELNTDDDEAFVDELAPGESTEITFDVSATSAASAKTQPVELDFQYDTEGGETIVSDTYQHPIEVTESEDDGGGITGTLVGVLGALAVAGVGITIWWRRG, encoded by the coding sequence GTGCCAACACGGGGTAGCAGCGGTGGAGGATACGTTCCTCCTGATCGGGGTGAGCCGGATCTGTCCGCGACCCTCCCGGATAACGAGGTCGGGACGGGAACGATAGAAGAACTCCAATTCAAGATTACAAACGATGGGGAGATCATCTCTGGTTCGGGACAGGGTGTCACCAAAGCCCAAAGCGTCAGCGTCGAGATGGACGACGACGGGCCGTTCGAGGCCCAGATCGACGAGCGCTCGATCGGAACCGTTCAGGACGGCAGCTTTGGCGAAGCGGTGTTCCCGGTGGCCGTCCCCGACGACATCGAACCCGGCGAGTACGAGGTGACCCTCGACATCAGCTACACGTACGCCGAGACGATCGGAACCGACGGCAGCGTCGACCGCGAGCGCGAAACCGAATCCGTCGACGTCACCGTCGAGGTCCCCGACGAACCCCGCTTCGAGGTCGTGGACGTCGATACCGACGTCGAACCCGGTGCCAGCGGCGATGCGGCGATCGAGATCGAGAACACGGGAACGCAGGCCGCGAACGACACTCGAGCGACCATCTCCGGTGGTGGCGGCGTCATCGTCAACGGTGGAGATGCACGAGAGGTTCTCGGTGATATCGAACCCGGCGAGACGGCCACTGCGGTCGTCAACGTCCAGGTCAACGAGGCGGCTAGCGGCGGTGCGAAACCGCTCTCCTTCGAGAATATCAAATACCGCGACGAGTACGGCGTCCAGCGGGATGCCGAGCCCGTAACCGCGAGTCTCGCCCCCGCGGACGAACAGGAGTTCTCCATCGAGAATCTTGAGAGCGATCTCACGGTCGGCTACGAGGGCGACATCAGCGGACAGGTCCACAACGACGGGCCACAGACGGTCGACGGCGCCGTGCTGGTCATCGAGCCGATGAGCGAAACGGTGTTCGTCGAGGACACTCGCTACGCACTTCCCGAGATCGCGCCCGGTGAGAGCGCCGACTTCAGCTATCCGACCGACGTCAGCGGCGAAGCCGACGGCGGCGCTCGCCAGCTTCGATTCACCGTCGAATACATGGGCGGCGACAATACGCCGCTCGAGGACGGCCCGTTCTCCGAGCGCGTGGTCGTCGACGATAGCCAGGACGAGTTCGCGATCAGCGGCGAGAACGCTTCGGTCGAACAGGGCGGGAGCAACGAGGTCGCCCTCGAGATCACCAACGAGCGCTCGGAGACGCTCTCGAACATCAACGCGATGCTGTACACCAGCGGCGAGCTGAATACCGACGACGACGAGGCGTTCGTCGACGAACTCGCGCCCGGCGAGTCCACGGAGATCACCTTCGACGTCTCGGCGACGAGCGCCGCGTCAGCGAAGACCCAGCCGGTCGAACTGGACTTCCAGTACGACACCGAAGGCGGCGAGACCATCGTCTCCGACACCTACCAGCATCCGATCGAGGTCACCGAGAGCGAGGACGATGGCGGCGGAATCACGGGAACGCTCGTCGGCGTGCTGGGCGCGCTCGCCGTCGCGGGCGTCGGAATCACGATCTGGTGGCGACGAGGGTAA
- a CDS encoding efflux RND transporter permease subunit — protein sequence MSESDRPDDRASDDSGDRTDALASDGGRSGEGDDAASRASGLVGSLTDRLGSGGSDDDELDPFTRRINPLISKRPWTVVVVFLLLTGVFLAGAGMGGGGSEAGTDQFADDTAESEAYEDIQDEFRESGHQGGGTTAQLFIEDERNVLSRPNLLRMLEFQEKIGTREELRVESSTSPASLIARQLDPEATTAEQQYRAVDRASASQLERAIADADEAAGLPVSTDFTPESAEADVAQVAITYDTPSMVDTDDTAELQQETEAVADEIDGFESGENVIVFGNAIIEEETVQLLNDTAIVVFPAAIVLILFFLLVAYRDPIDLGLGLVSLLMAMIWTFGFMGFSGIAFSQSLLVVFPLLLAVGIDFGIHIINRYREERAEGVPIGESMTLTTKQLTAAFLIVTLTTVFGFASNLVSSMSGMRDFAIVASAGMLFTFLIFGVFLPACKVAFDRLREGTRFPQFGTTPMGSEGSVLGKILPVGVRIARVAPVVFLIAMLVVGGGVAAYGTGVDTEFDQEAFFPEQDRLDQYEKLPGPLAPADYTFMTVLDYMEEDFDRGMQSSVTIYIEDGDLRSDTALRDIDRALENPPDEFQRDGRTADADSIVSVIETQAAQDPEFDAVVTRYDSNGDGIPDRNVDAVYDELFASDAGGEASQYLTSDRGSSQINIRIDVDADQAEAVDAAQQTASDMEMDATATGQLVIFESVIEDTTQSSINSLVVAFLLTTIFLVLAYWWLEGRAIYGVLNLVPVLITVALLAGSMRLFDIPLSPINAPILSVSIGLGVDYTVHFMHRFVDEFEDGNGAHEALLTTVRGTGGALTGSMLTTVCGLGVLYLALIPLIMEFGLLLALGVFYACFTSLLVLPSVIVVWDRLENGTMSIPSLG from the coding sequence ATGAGTGAGTCCGATCGCCCCGACGACCGCGCCAGCGACGACTCCGGCGACCGAACGGACGCGCTCGCCAGCGATGGCGGCCGCTCCGGCGAGGGGGACGACGCCGCGAGCCGCGCGAGCGGACTCGTTGGCTCGCTAACCGACCGACTCGGGAGCGGCGGTTCGGACGACGACGAACTGGATCCGTTCACCAGACGAATCAATCCCCTCATCTCGAAGCGTCCGTGGACGGTCGTCGTCGTCTTTCTCCTGCTGACCGGCGTCTTCCTGGCCGGTGCGGGCATGGGCGGCGGCGGGTCCGAAGCCGGCACCGACCAGTTCGCAGACGACACCGCGGAGTCGGAAGCCTACGAGGACATTCAAGACGAGTTCCGCGAATCGGGCCATCAGGGGGGTGGGACGACCGCTCAGTTGTTCATCGAAGACGAGCGAAACGTCCTCTCGCGACCGAACCTCCTGCGGATGCTCGAGTTTCAGGAGAAAATCGGGACCCGAGAGGAACTCCGCGTCGAGTCCTCGACCAGTCCCGCCTCGCTGATCGCCCGACAGCTCGATCCCGAGGCGACGACCGCCGAGCAGCAGTATCGAGCGGTCGACCGCGCCTCGGCCAGCCAACTCGAGCGGGCGATCGCGGACGCCGACGAGGCGGCCGGGCTTCCGGTGAGCACGGACTTCACCCCGGAGTCGGCCGAGGCTGACGTCGCGCAGGTCGCGATCACCTACGACACCCCGTCGATGGTCGACACGGACGACACCGCGGAGTTACAACAAGAGACAGAAGCCGTCGCCGACGAAATCGACGGCTTCGAGAGCGGCGAGAACGTGATCGTCTTCGGGAACGCGATCATCGAGGAAGAGACCGTCCAGCTGTTGAACGATACCGCGATCGTCGTCTTCCCGGCCGCGATCGTGCTCATCCTGTTCTTCCTGCTGGTGGCCTACCGGGACCCGATCGATCTCGGGCTCGGACTCGTCTCACTGCTGATGGCGATGATCTGGACGTTCGGGTTCATGGGCTTCTCTGGGATCGCGTTCTCCCAGTCGCTGCTGGTGGTCTTTCCCTTACTGTTAGCGGTCGGGATCGACTTCGGGATACACATCATCAATCGCTACCGCGAGGAACGTGCCGAGGGCGTACCGATCGGCGAGTCGATGACGCTGACGACGAAGCAGTTGACGGCGGCGTTTCTCATCGTGACGCTGACGACCGTCTTCGGTTTCGCGTCGAACCTCGTCAGTTCCATGAGCGGGATGCGCGATTTCGCCATCGTCGCCTCCGCCGGGATGCTCTTTACGTTCCTCATCTTCGGCGTCTTCCTCCCCGCTTGCAAGGTCGCCTTCGACCGGCTGAGAGAGGGGACCCGCTTCCCGCAGTTCGGAACTACGCCGATGGGCAGCGAGGGGTCCGTGTTGGGCAAGATACTCCCCGTCGGCGTCCGGATCGCTCGAGTCGCGCCCGTGGTCTTTCTGATCGCCATGCTCGTCGTCGGTGGCGGCGTGGCCGCCTATGGGACCGGCGTCGACACCGAGTTCGATCAGGAGGCCTTTTTCCCCGAACAGGATCGGCTCGATCAGTACGAGAAACTACCCGGCCCGCTCGCACCCGCCGATTACACCTTCATGACGGTCCTCGATTACATGGAGGAGGACTTCGATCGAGGCATGCAGAGTTCGGTGACGATCTACATCGAGGACGGGGATTTACGATCCGATACCGCACTCAGGGATATCGACCGCGCGCTAGAGAACCCGCCCGACGAGTTCCAGCGCGACGGACGGACGGCTGACGCGGACAGCATCGTCTCGGTCATCGAGACCCAGGCCGCGCAGGATCCCGAGTTCGACGCGGTCGTCACCCGGTACGACTCGAACGGAGACGGCATCCCCGACCGGAACGTCGACGCCGTCTACGACGAACTGTTCGCCTCCGACGCAGGCGGCGAGGCGAGCCAGTATCTCACGAGCGACCGCGGCTCGAGCCAGATCAACATCAGGATCGACGTCGACGCAGATCAGGCGGAAGCCGTCGACGCCGCCCAGCAGACCGCAAGCGACATGGAGATGGACGCGACGGCGACGGGGCAGCTGGTCATCTTCGAGTCCGTCATCGAGGACACGACTCAGTCGTCGATCAACAGCCTCGTTGTCGCGTTCCTCCTGACCACGATCTTCCTCGTGCTCGCCTACTGGTGGCTCGAGGGGCGGGCGATCTACGGGGTGCTCAACCTCGTGCCGGTGTTGATCACGGTCGCGTTGCTCGCCGGGTCGATGCGACTGTTCGACATTCCATTGAGCCCGATCAACGCGCCGATCCTCTCGGTCTCGATCGGGCTGGGAGTGGACTACACGGTACACTTCATGCACCGGTTCGTCGACGAGTTCGAGGACGGAAACGGCGCCCACGAGGCGTTGCTCACCACCGTCCGCGGGACCGGCGGTGCGCTCACCGGAAGCATGCTCACGACCGTCTGCGGGCTCGGCGTGCTCTACCTCGCCTTGATCCCGCTGATCATGGAGTTCGGCCTGCTGCTCGCGCTGGGCGTGTTCTACGCCTGCTTTACGTCCCTGCTCGTGCTCCCCTCCGTGATCGTCGTCTGGGATCGCCTCGAGAACGGAACGATGAGCATCCCTTCGCTGGGCTGA
- a CDS encoding TetR/AcrR family transcriptional regulator: MIWITGNSHEPPLEGVNLFRWWVEASTQIPSIGGISMADDILENPSNTREEIMAATLSTLLEHGYADLTIDKIGDEFAKSQSLIYHHYDGKDDLVLETLEFMLESFRTETLEGPIEEPREALEEVVDRLFERSIDDDERQSLAALFELRAQATHDEAYRSHFNRSDDVFEDLLVDIVEAGIERGVFQPCSPEGVAATIITLINGTIMRRSTSEDDEWVADVRSEVESYLEACVYAD, encoded by the coding sequence GTGATATGGATTACAGGGAACAGCCACGAACCGCCGCTCGAGGGGGTCAACCTCTTCAGATGGTGGGTCGAGGCTTCCACGCAGATCCCCTCCATCGGGGGGATCTCGATGGCAGATGACATCCTCGAGAACCCCTCGAACACCCGCGAGGAGATCATGGCCGCGACGCTCTCGACGCTGCTCGAGCACGGATACGCCGACCTGACGATCGACAAAATCGGCGACGAGTTCGCGAAGAGCCAGTCGCTGATCTACCACCACTACGACGGGAAGGACGACTTGGTTCTCGAGACCCTCGAGTTCATGCTCGAGTCGTTTCGCACGGAGACGCTCGAGGGGCCGATCGAGGAGCCGCGGGAGGCGCTCGAGGAGGTGGTCGACCGCCTTTTCGAGCGGAGCATCGACGACGACGAGCGCCAGTCGTTGGCCGCGCTGTTCGAACTCCGAGCGCAGGCGACCCACGACGAGGCCTACCGATCGCACTTCAACCGGAGCGACGACGTGTTCGAGGACCTGCTCGTCGACATCGTCGAGGCGGGGATCGAACGGGGTGTCTTCCAGCCGTGTTCTCCCGAGGGGGTCGCGGCAACGATTATCACGCTGATAAACGGGACGATCATGCGCCGCTCGACGAGCGAGGATGACGAGTGGGTCGCGGACGTTCGCTCGGAAGTCGAGTCGTATCTCGAGGCCTGCGTGTACGCGGACTAA